CATTTCTAACCAGTGGCTTTACTTTGATTGCTTTAGTCGCACTTTTATTTACCGGGCTGTTTCCACGAGTACTAATTAGTTCCACGACTTCAGCAAATGATTTATTAATTGAAAGTGCGTCGTCTTCGCCATATACTTTAAAAATTATGAGCTATACTGCGATTGGATTGCTTCCGTTTATTTTGGCTTATATTGCTTGGACATATTATATTTTCCGGAAACGTGTAAAACATACTGAGATTGCGGGGTATGGTGGATGATCGATAAAGCCGTGATGGCGCTGCCGAATAGTAAAAAAGTGATGGGGATGCTTGCAGGACTTGCTGTTTTGCAAGCTCTCTTTGTTATTGGACAAACGTATATGTTAACCTCAGTCATTACGCATTTGTGGAGTGGTGGATTTATCACCTCTCAACTGTTTGAAGTGGCGGGTTTTTTTGTAATTTTTTCGGCTCGTCACGGTGTTACTTTTCTACGCGATAAATTGTTAGATCATTATGCTGCAGAGCAAGCTAGCTATCTTCGTAAACAGTTACTGGAGAAAATTTTTCGCGTAGGTCCTAAAATTGTACAAAAGCAAGGTTCAGGAAATATGACAACTATGGCCTTAGATGGTATCGAACAAGTGGAAAATTATATTCATCTGATTTTTTCTAAAATGATGAATATGATGATCATTCCTTGGTTGATCTTAGCAGTTGTTTTTTACTTTGACACACAATCCGGCGTTATTTTGCTACTTATTTTCCCATTAATTATTATCTTTATGATTATTCTAGGTTATGCTGCTCAAACAAAAGCGAATAAGCAGTATAAAGCTTTCCAACTTTTATCTAATCATTTCATTGATTCTTTACGTGGTATTGATACTTTGAAAATGTTTGGTTTAAGTAAGAAATACGGGAAAAGTATTTATAATACTAGTGAAGAATTTCGTAAATCTACAATGAGTACGTTAAAGATAGGAATCTTATCAACATTTGCGTTAGATTTTTTTACTACTTTGGCTGTGGCTATTGTGGCTGTTTTGTTAGGGTTGCGGTTAATTAATGGCGTACTTCCTCTTTTTCCTGCTTTAGCAGTGTTAATATTAGCTCCTGAGTATTTTTTACCTGTTAGAGAATTTGCTAATGACTATCATGCGACTCTCGATGGGAAGAATGCGATGAGAGCCATCGATCAAGTACTTAAAGAGCCAGAAATGCAACAAGAGTCACTTGATTTGCCAACATGGGATGAAAATTCATGTTTGTCTATGGAAAATCTTACGGTCTCTTATGAAAACAAGCCAGTATTATCCCTTGATCTTTCAGTTAAGGGGCTGAAAAAAATTGGGATTATTGGAATGAGTGGTTCTGGAAAATCCACTTTGATTAATACACTAAGTGGGTTTTTGCAACCAGAGCAAGGGAAAGTTGAGTTAAATGATCAAGAGGTTGCCAATCTGGCCATTGAACAATGGCAAAAGCAGTTGATCTATATCCCTCAAGATCCTTATGTTTTTCAATTATCTTTAAGAGATAATTTAGCTTTTTATACCCCTGAAGCTACTGAAACTGATGTCCTAGAAGCAGTAAGGGTGGCTGGTTTAGATGAACTTGTAGCTGAACTTCCACTTGGTCTTGATACACCCTTAGGAAGCGGTGCACGTTCATTAAGCGGTGGACAAGCGCAACGTATTGCTTTAGCTCGCGCGTTTTTGGATAAAAAACGCAAAATTTTAATGTTTGACGAACCAACGGCACATCTGGACATTGAAACAGAAGTTGAGTTAAAGGAGCGAATGTTGCCTTTAATGGAAGATCGATTAGTCTTTTTTGCTACTCATAGACTACATTGGATGCGTCAAATGGATGAGATTATCGTGATTGATGATGGAGAAATTGTAGAAACGGGGACATTTACACAATTATCTGCCAAAAAAGGGTATTTTTACCGTTTAGCACAACAAATGAGGGGGGAAGAAGATGCATAATATTCCTTTATTTAAGGTATTAGCAAAGGATACCTGGGTTAAACCCTTTTTAAAACATTATAAGAGGACAATGATTGCTGCTTTATTATTAGGGTTTATGATGTTTTTTTGTGCGGGTGCTCTAATGTTTACTTCAGGATTTTTGATTAGTCGTTCTGCTTCTATCCCAGAAAATATACTACTGGTTTATGTTCCGATCGTTTTAACTCGTGCTTTTGGTATTGGACGTCCTGTCTTTCGTTATATAGAACGTTTAGTTAGTCATAATTGGGTTTTGAAAATGACTTCGCAATTAAGGTTAAAATTATATAATACTTTAGAAAAAGATGCTGTCTTTTTTAAAAGACGGTATTCTTTAGGGGATATTTTGGGCTTACTAGCAGAAGATATTAATCATATACAAAATCTTTATTTGCGCACAATTTTTCCAACGATTATTGCTTGGATTTTATACGTCTTTTTGGTGATTGGTTTAGGCGTATTTTCTATTCCATTTGCTTTCTTGATGGCGTTAATGCTTTTTGGAATTATTTTTGTGTTACCTCTATGGTCAGTAGTTGTTAATGGCGCAAGACAAGAAAAAGAAAAGCAATTGAAAAATGAGTTGTATTCGGAACTAACGGATAATGTTATCGGTGTTTCTGACTGGATTTTTAGCCAACGAGGGCAAGAATACGTAAGTTGGCATGATCAAGTAGAAAAGAAACTACAAGATACACAAGCTAGCTTGCGTAAATTCAACCGTCGCCGTGATTTTATACTACAAGTGATTATAGGGCTTATTGTCGTTGCCTTATTATTTTGGACAAGCCAGCAGTTTATAGGCGATCATGGCGGAGCTGCTAACTGGATCGCAGCTTTTGTTTTAAGCGTATTTCCTTTAGCTGATGCTTTTAGTGGCTTACCAGATGCTGCTCAAGAGACAAATATTTATAAAGATTCGATAAAACGTTTGAACGATTTGCCAATAATTTCTGAGAATTCAACTAAAAAAGTCCCAGAAGGACCGTTAGATATTGAAATTCAACATCTTGTTTTTCAATATGAAAAAGATAGTCGTAAGGTGCTCAATGATATAAGTTTGTCTATTCCACAGGGAGAAAAGTTAGCTATTTTAGGCCGTAGTGGCTCAGGAAAAAGTACTTTAGCCTCGTTAATTCGGGGAGATTTAACCCCTACTAATGGGAATGTTGTACTGGCAGGCATTGCAACTGAGCAAATAGGCGATGAAATTTCTGAATATATTGGCGTGATTCAACAAACTCCTTATCTGTTCCATACAACAATTTTAAATAATTTGCGTATTGGTAATGAACAAGCTGAGGTTGCTGAGGTATGGGAAGTACTGAAAAGAGTGGGTTTAGAACAATTAGTAGAAAACTTACCGGATGGACTAAACACCATGGTAGATGAAGCCGGTTTGCGTTTTTCTGGAGGAGAACGTCATCGGATGGCATTAGCAAGGATCTTATTAAAAGATGTTCCTATTGTTTTGTTGGATGAACCTACAGTAGGTTTGGATCCAATAACGGAACAGGCATTAATCGATACCTTTTTTGAACAATTGAGTGAAAAAACAATTATTTGGATCACTCACCATTTACAAGGAATTGAGAAAATGCAACGGGTAGTGTTTATTGAAGATGGACAGCTAGAAATGTCAGGTTCACCTTTTGAACTAGCTAAAAGTAATCCGCGGTATCAAAAGTTAAAAGCGATTGATGAAGGCCGCGTCTAAAAAATCTCCTTATAAAGGTCGGAAAGAAAGTAATCTTTCTGACCTTTTTGTTATTTATTTTAAAAATGCTTTATCAAAAAAGGCGTGGGAGGGTTTAAAAAAAACGCATGAAGGAAATTTCATGTTTTTTTATATTGACAGTTATCTTTCTCTTTGCTAAATTATTTAATGACAAATCGAAACAATTTCGTTTTGTATAAATGAAACGAAAAGAAGTAAGGCAGGGTTAATCAACTGTTGTCTGAACAAGTGAATGGTTTAAAGGAGGATATAGTGGAAAAAATAGATGTAAGTAGTGCTTATAGAAGGTTGAAAAGTCCAAATATTAAGACGAGGAAACGAGCGTTAAAAATTATCCAAATCTACAAACGCAATAAAAATAAATTAACTTTATAAGGAGAGAAAAATGAAAAAGAAAATTTGGTTAACACTAATTACCCTATTTGTTGGTGGTGTATTAACCGCTTGTGGTAGTAATTCTGGTAATGAGAGCGCAAGTGAAGATAACGGAGAAAAGCTGTCAGTGATCATTACGTTTTACCCAATATATGATTTTACCCAAAATATTGTGGGGGAAGAAGGCGACGTTGATTTATTGATTCCAGCAGGCACAGAACCTCATGATTTTGAACCTTCCGCAAAACAAATCGCTCAAATGCAAGAGGCCGATGCTTTTGTTTATCACGATGAAAATATGGAAACATGGGTCCCAGACACAGTTGAAGGATGGGAAGATGGAAGCCCAAATGTTATTAAAGGGACAGAAGATATTCAATTAATGTCAGGAAGTGAGGAGCATGATCATGAGGAAGATGAAGAACATGATCATTCACATGAATACGATCCTCATACTTGGATAGACCCTAAATTGGCTATTAAAGAAGTTGAAGCTATTCGTGATCAGTTAAGTCAAGATTATCCTGATAGGAAGGAAGCTTTTGAAGAAAACGCAGAAAATTATATAAATGAACTAGAAGATTTAGACCAAGAATATGAAACAGGTTTATCCGATGCACAACAAAAAAGTTTTGTTACTCAACATGCGGCTTTTGCTTATTTGGCCGAAGAGTATGGTTTAAATCAAGTTTCTATTTCAGGTTTATCGCCAGATGAAGAACCTAGTCCAGAGCGGTTAGCAGAATTGAAAGATTACGTAGAAGAACATGATATCGATTATGTTTATTTTGAAGAAAATGCTTCTGATAAAATAGCTAAAACCTTAGCTGATGAAGTAGGGGTTGAATTAGAAGTCTTAAATCCGTTAGAAAGTTTAACAGATGAGCAAATGGACAACGGAGAAGATTATGTTTCTGTAATGCGTGATAATTTAAAAGCTTTAGAAAAAACTACTAATGAAGAATAAAAAGCGAATTTGCTAACACTATTTAAAATACTTTGTGTACGAAGAATTCTAAATCCTTCATTAAAACAGCCTATTATATAATTGATTTTGTACTTCATGGCAAGTATTATAAAGTTAAACACATTGGCAATTAATTTTGGTTATAGATAGATAGGGCTACAGTAGAATTTGTAGTTACTAACGTCTCCGTTTTCCCAGTGATTAAATTACCCAGGAGATGCGTGCATATTGTTTAAAAAAGAGAAATTAAAAAAAATGAGTCGCAAAGCGCATATGAAAATAGGGGATGTGGTCATTATTGGTCTTCTAGTGATTGCATCTTTCCTTCCTGCTGTCATTTTTTATTTTCAGCAAGATCAAGGAGAAGCTGAAGAAACAGCGCCAAAATATGCAGCTGTACGTATTGATGGACAAGAGGTTGATCGCTTTTCGCTCGATAAAGAAAATTCGGTTAAAAAAACTTACTATCCAGCAGAAGGTAAGTACAATATTGTGGAAGTTGAAGATGGACAAGCGCGTGTGAAAGAAGATAATAGCCCAGACCAAATTGCAGTAAGGACGGGTTGGATTTCTGAGCCAGGAGAGACAAGTATTTGTCTTCCACATAAATTGGTTATAGAAATTTATCAAGAAGGCGCAGAAGACACTTATATTTATTAAAGAAAAAGAAAAATAATAGTTATTCTGTAGGTGGATGGACAATCTGCCATTAGAAGAACCGATTTTCTATCAGTTAAAATTAGGAAGCTGGGAACTTAGAATAAGTAAAAACATCCGAACTATAGAGAGATTTCTTTTACGATTATTTATCGCAGATCTCATCGAATATAGCTCGGATGTTTTATTATTTAGAGAACATCTCCAGTTTTATTCATAAGTGGCATATTTAAAAATGGTAGAGGCTCCAAAATTAGGGTAGTAAATACCGTTTAGATTATCTTTGACTAACAAAGAACGTGTTTGTTGATACAATGGAACAATGGCTGTATCTTCTTCTACTAACGCTTTCTCTGCGTCAATCATTGCTTCCCAACGTTTCTCTGGGTCATTACCGTAGTCATTAGTAATTTTGTCCAGGAGATCATCATATTTATCACTTTCATAATTTGTATTATTTGGTGAATGTAGTGATTCTAAATAAGTCATTGGATCTTGGTAATCAGGCCCCCAACGTCCCATAGCAAGTTCGTAATCGCCATCGCGAGTTAAATCAATTGAATTATTTAAAGGGACTGATTTGACTTCAAGATTTAAACCAGGAAGTGCTTCTTGTAATTGATACTGAACTGTTTCTGCTACTTTCTTTTCGTCATCTTCATCAGAAGTTAACAGCTCAATGGTGATTTCATCTCCGATTTCTTCTTTAGCTTTGTCCCAATGTTCTTTGGCTTTTTTCTCATCTGTTTTCATTAAATCTCCAGCATCTTCACGAAAATCTGCTTCGGTTTCTGGATTTTTTACAAAGTCTTTTGGAATATAGCCGTAACTAGCTGTAGAACCATCTGCTAATACATCATCAACAATCCCTTCTTTATCAATAGCATAAGCTACAGCCTTTCGAACATCACTGTTGGCAAA
This region of Tetragenococcus osmophilus genomic DNA includes:
- the cydD gene encoding thiol reductant ABC exporter subunit CydD, whose translation is MIDKAVMALPNSKKVMGMLAGLAVLQALFVIGQTYMLTSVITHLWSGGFITSQLFEVAGFFVIFSARHGVTFLRDKLLDHYAAEQASYLRKQLLEKIFRVGPKIVQKQGSGNMTTMALDGIEQVENYIHLIFSKMMNMMIIPWLILAVVFYFDTQSGVILLLIFPLIIIFMIILGYAAQTKANKQYKAFQLLSNHFIDSLRGIDTLKMFGLSKKYGKSIYNTSEEFRKSTMSTLKIGILSTFALDFFTTLAVAIVAVLLGLRLINGVLPLFPALAVLILAPEYFLPVREFANDYHATLDGKNAMRAIDQVLKEPEMQQESLDLPTWDENSCLSMENLTVSYENKPVLSLDLSVKGLKKIGIIGMSGSGKSTLINTLSGFLQPEQGKVELNDQEVANLAIEQWQKQLIYIPQDPYVFQLSLRDNLAFYTPEATETDVLEAVRVAGLDELVAELPLGLDTPLGSGARSLSGGQAQRIALARAFLDKKRKILMFDEPTAHLDIETEVELKERMLPLMEDRLVFFATHRLHWMRQMDEIIVIDDGEIVETGTFTQLSAKKGYFYRLAQQMRGEEDA
- the cydC gene encoding thiol reductant ABC exporter subunit CydC, with the protein product MHNIPLFKVLAKDTWVKPFLKHYKRTMIAALLLGFMMFFCAGALMFTSGFLISRSASIPENILLVYVPIVLTRAFGIGRPVFRYIERLVSHNWVLKMTSQLRLKLYNTLEKDAVFFKRRYSLGDILGLLAEDINHIQNLYLRTIFPTIIAWILYVFLVIGLGVFSIPFAFLMALMLFGIIFVLPLWSVVVNGARQEKEKQLKNELYSELTDNVIGVSDWIFSQRGQEYVSWHDQVEKKLQDTQASLRKFNRRRDFILQVIIGLIVVALLFWTSQQFIGDHGGAANWIAAFVLSVFPLADAFSGLPDAAQETNIYKDSIKRLNDLPIISENSTKKVPEGPLDIEIQHLVFQYEKDSRKVLNDISLSIPQGEKLAILGRSGSGKSTLASLIRGDLTPTNGNVVLAGIATEQIGDEISEYIGVIQQTPYLFHTTILNNLRIGNEQAEVAEVWEVLKRVGLEQLVENLPDGLNTMVDEAGLRFSGGERHRMALARILLKDVPIVLLDEPTVGLDPITEQALIDTFFEQLSEKTIIWITHHLQGIEKMQRVVFIEDGQLEMSGSPFELAKSNPRYQKLKAIDEGRV
- a CDS encoding putative metal homeostasis protein, with the protein product MEKIDVSSAYRRLKSPNIKTRKRALKIIQIYKRNKNKLTL
- a CDS encoding metal ABC transporter substrate-binding protein encodes the protein MKKKIWLTLITLFVGGVLTACGSNSGNESASEDNGEKLSVIITFYPIYDFTQNIVGEEGDVDLLIPAGTEPHDFEPSAKQIAQMQEADAFVYHDENMETWVPDTVEGWEDGSPNVIKGTEDIQLMSGSEEHDHEEDEEHDHSHEYDPHTWIDPKLAIKEVEAIRDQLSQDYPDRKEAFEENAENYINELEDLDQEYETGLSDAQQKSFVTQHAAFAYLAEEYGLNQVSISGLSPDEEPSPERLAELKDYVEEHDIDYVYFEENASDKIAKTLADEVGVELEVLNPLESLTDEQMDNGEDYVSVMRDNLKALEKTTNEE
- a CDS encoding NusG domain II-containing protein, translating into MSRKAHMKIGDVVIIGLLVIASFLPAVIFYFQQDQGEAEETAPKYAAVRIDGQEVDRFSLDKENSVKKTYYPAEGKYNIVEVEDGQARVKEDNSPDQIAVRTGWISEPGETSICLPHKLVIEIYQEGAEDTYIY